Proteins encoded together in one Aeromonas encheleia window:
- the arcB gene encoding aerobic respiration two-component sensor histidine kinase ArcB has product MKQIKSWAQYYVDLMTKLGLVRFSMLLAAGIIVLAVTIQMGVTQFLRGTVDIVDLVRSVFFGLLVTPWAVYFLSIVVDQLEDSRQRLTRMVRKLQDMRERDLELNSQLQENISRLNAQIAETNRAETLRQQAIEDLENEVFQREKAQLHLGERTALLRSFIDCSPDLVYYRNEEQQFSGCNRAMEELTGKVEAELIGLTPFDVYKQDIASKVVETDKQVFTSNEPLTYEQWLEYPDGRKAYFELRKVPFFDRFGKRLGLLGFGRDITERKQYQDKLEKASRDKTTFISTISHELRTPLNGIVGLSRMLMDTPLDAKQHQQLKTIHLSAVTLGNIFNDIIDLDKLDRRRLEIAPTRIDLPAFLDELETLSRIQAEQKGLYLHFDRDGDMPQFVMADGTRLRQVLWNLVGNAVKFTDEGGVTVRCLSHASDVPGKLALHFEVEDTGVGIPRAQQEKIFAMYYQVQGKKHATGTGIGLAVSRQLVQAMGGELYVDSDPGEGSCFTAELEVDCVESLAAEPEQELPALDILLVEDVELNVTVACALLNKLGHQVKVARDGTQALAMANPDDFDLILLDIQLPDMTGFDVAAQLLARYGDSLPPMVALTANSTGDRQYYRDRGLQDVINKPLGSKAVREVIGHLFADLADDEADEQEDAGNQDELLDLPFLTDYASTVGKPVLLSSVDLFEKMLPDYMAVLDTNMIARDQAGVVEEAHKIKGAAGSIGLRRLQQTAQLIQSPEHPAWWENVEDWIETLRREYPGDIARLRRWLLS; this is encoded by the coding sequence ATGAAGCAAATCAAATCCTGGGCGCAGTACTACGTCGACCTGATGACCAAGCTGGGGCTGGTCCGTTTCAGCATGTTGCTGGCGGCGGGCATCATAGTGCTGGCCGTGACGATCCAGATGGGCGTGACCCAGTTTCTGCGTGGCACAGTGGATATCGTTGACCTGGTGCGCTCGGTGTTCTTCGGCCTGCTGGTGACCCCCTGGGCCGTCTATTTCCTCTCCATCGTGGTGGATCAGCTGGAGGACTCCCGTCAGCGGCTGACCCGCATGGTGCGCAAGCTGCAGGACATGCGCGAGCGGGATCTCGAGCTCAACAGCCAGCTGCAGGAGAACATCAGTCGCCTCAACGCCCAGATAGCCGAGACCAACAGGGCCGAGACCCTGCGTCAGCAGGCGATCGAGGATCTGGAGAACGAGGTGTTCCAGCGCGAGAAGGCCCAGCTGCACCTGGGTGAGCGCACCGCCCTGCTGCGCTCCTTCATCGACTGCTCCCCCGATCTGGTCTATTACCGCAACGAGGAGCAGCAGTTCTCCGGCTGCAACCGCGCCATGGAGGAGCTGACCGGCAAGGTCGAGGCCGAACTCATCGGGCTGACCCCGTTCGACGTCTACAAGCAGGACATCGCCAGCAAGGTGGTGGAGACCGACAAGCAGGTCTTCACCAGCAACGAGCCGCTCACCTACGAGCAGTGGCTGGAGTATCCGGATGGCCGCAAGGCCTACTTCGAGCTGCGCAAGGTGCCCTTCTTCGACCGCTTCGGCAAGCGGCTCGGCCTGCTCGGCTTTGGCCGAGACATCACAGAGCGCAAGCAATACCAGGACAAGCTGGAGAAGGCGAGCCGCGACAAGACCACCTTCATCTCCACCATCAGCCACGAGCTGCGCACCCCCCTCAACGGCATAGTGGGGCTCAGCCGGATGCTGATGGATACGCCGCTCGATGCCAAGCAGCACCAGCAGCTCAAGACCATTCACCTGAGTGCGGTGACGCTCGGCAACATCTTCAACGACATCATCGATCTCGACAAACTCGATCGCCGCCGGCTGGAGATAGCTCCCACCCGCATCGACCTGCCCGCCTTCCTCGACGAGCTGGAGACGCTGTCGCGCATCCAGGCGGAGCAGAAGGGGCTCTACCTGCACTTCGACCGGGATGGGGACATGCCGCAGTTCGTGATGGCCGACGGCACCCGCCTGCGCCAGGTGTTGTGGAACCTGGTGGGCAATGCGGTCAAGTTTACCGACGAGGGCGGGGTGACGGTGCGTTGCCTCTCCCACGCGTCCGATGTGCCGGGCAAGCTGGCGCTGCACTTCGAGGTGGAAGACACCGGGGTCGGCATTCCGCGCGCCCAGCAGGAGAAGATCTTCGCCATGTACTACCAGGTGCAGGGCAAGAAGCACGCCACCGGCACCGGCATCGGTCTGGCGGTCTCCCGTCAGCTGGTGCAGGCCATGGGCGGCGAGCTCTATGTGGACAGCGATCCCGGCGAGGGCTCCTGCTTCACCGCCGAGCTCGAGGTGGACTGCGTCGAATCCCTGGCCGCCGAGCCGGAGCAGGAGCTGCCGGCCCTCGACATCCTGCTGGTGGAGGATGTGGAGCTGAACGTGACCGTGGCCTGCGCCCTACTGAACAAGCTGGGGCATCAGGTCAAGGTGGCGCGGGATGGGACCCAGGCGCTGGCCATGGCCAACCCCGATGACTTCGACCTCATCCTGCTCGATATCCAGCTGCCGGACATGACCGGCTTCGATGTGGCGGCCCAGCTGCTGGCCCGCTACGGCGACAGCCTGCCGCCCATGGTGGCACTCACCGCCAATAGCACCGGCGATCGCCAGTACTACCGGGATCGCGGTCTGCAGGATGTGATCAACAAGCCTCTGGGATCCAAGGCGGTGCGCGAGGTGATTGGCCACCTGTTTGCGGATCTGGCCGACGACGAGGCCGATGAGCAGGAGGATGCGGGCAATCAGGATGAGCTGCTGGATCTACCCTTCCTCACCGATTACGCCAGCACGGTCGGCAAGCCGGTGCTGCTCTCCAGCGTCGACCTGTTCGAGAAGATGCTGCCCGACTACATGGCGGTGCTCGACACCAACATGATCGCCAGGGATCAGGCCGGCGTGGTGGAGGAGGCGCACAAGATCAAGGGGGCGGCCGGCTCCATCGGCCTGCGCCGCCTGCAACAGACGGCCCAGCTGATCCAGAGCCCGGAGCACCCCGCCTGGTGGGAGAACGTGGAAGACTGGATCGAGACGCTGCGCCGTGAATACCCGGGTGACATCGCCCGGTTGCGTCGCTGGCTGCTCTCCTGA
- a CDS encoding HIT domain-containing protein yields the protein MFELHPRLQVDTQSLGDLPLCRVLLARDSQYPWLILVPRIAQLREIHHLAPEQQQQLMQESCAVAALMEQALNPDKINVAALGNMVPQLHLHHVARFSTDPAWPGPIWGAHPAVAYEAQDLRIAADNWRARLATLSGFTPLQ from the coding sequence ATGTTTGAATTGCATCCCCGCCTGCAGGTGGATACCCAGTCGCTCGGGGATCTGCCGCTCTGCCGCGTCCTTCTCGCCAGAGACAGCCAGTACCCCTGGCTCATCCTGGTGCCCCGCATCGCCCAGTTGCGGGAGATCCACCACCTCGCCCCTGAGCAGCAGCAACAGCTGATGCAGGAGTCCTGCGCCGTCGCCGCCCTGATGGAGCAGGCGCTGAACCCGGACAAGATCAACGTGGCGGCGCTTGGCAATATGGTGCCCCAGCTGCACCTGCACCATGTGGCTCGCTTCAGTACGGACCCCGCCTGGCCCGGCCCCATCTGGGGTGCGCACCCTGCCGTCGCATATGAGGCGCAAGATTTACGGATTGCGGCCGATAACTGGCGAGCCCGGCTGGCGACCCTGAGCGGATTTACCCCTCTTCAATAG
- a CDS encoding DUF2860 family protein, whose translation MRNLTLLSLSLLVANAAHADLGAIPTQSGWSGFLLGGVSAISRESNFYAGGDSNGHIDGLGSPNRESELAPLINADIRYTFADTRTQVFLGNLIQDALRFDFTQQLGIRQEMGDKGIVAGSVVFNAMPVELWNDPFAVGVDRSATDAKSKGVRFAWDKIWGSNFNGSLTTREMELDEEHSGQQYDQRNGTHYAPMLDRNGKIHDMELSYQWHFGGGQLLEPAILYKQADLDGSAESFKNLGMQLTYAKRGPQWSVVGNAYAGKREYDEANPLFGQRADAKEFVLAGTFFWHNLMGVRDLSATVTAAYNQADSDIAFYDTQTSILSAGLLYNF comes from the coding sequence ATGCGCAATCTCACCCTGCTGAGTCTCAGCCTGCTGGTCGCCAATGCCGCCCACGCCGATCTCGGTGCCATTCCCACGCAATCTGGCTGGTCCGGTTTCTTGTTGGGAGGGGTCAGTGCCATCAGCCGTGAATCCAATTTCTATGCCGGCGGGGACAGCAATGGCCACATCGACGGCCTCGGCTCCCCCAACCGCGAGAGCGAGCTGGCACCGCTCATCAACGCCGACATCCGCTACACCTTCGCCGATACCCGCACCCAGGTGTTCCTCGGCAACCTCATCCAGGATGCGCTGCGCTTCGACTTTACCCAGCAGCTCGGGATCCGTCAGGAGATGGGCGACAAGGGGATAGTGGCGGGCTCTGTGGTGTTCAACGCCATGCCGGTCGAGCTGTGGAACGATCCCTTCGCCGTCGGGGTGGATCGCAGCGCCACCGATGCCAAGTCGAAGGGCGTGCGGTTCGCCTGGGACAAGATCTGGGGCAGCAACTTCAATGGCAGCCTCACCACCCGGGAAATGGAGCTGGATGAGGAGCACAGCGGCCAGCAGTACGATCAGCGCAACGGCACCCACTATGCCCCCATGCTGGATCGCAACGGCAAGATCCATGACATGGAGCTCTCCTACCAGTGGCACTTCGGGGGTGGCCAGCTGCTGGAGCCCGCCATTCTCTACAAGCAGGCCGATCTCGATGGCAGTGCCGAGAGCTTCAAGAACCTGGGGATGCAGCTGACCTATGCCAAGCGCGGCCCCCAGTGGTCCGTCGTCGGCAACGCCTATGCCGGCAAGCGCGAGTATGACGAGGCGAATCCCCTGTTCGGCCAGCGCGCCGATGCCAAGGAGTTTGTGCTGGCCGGCACCTTCTTCTGGCACAACCTGATGGGGGTCAGGGATCTCTCCGCCACCGTCACGGCGGCCTACAACCAGGCCGATTCAGACATCGCCTTCTACGATACCCAGACCAGCATCCTCAGCGCCGGTCTGCTCTACAACTTCTAA
- a CDS encoding DUF3334 family protein — translation MILTRSDDDAVLTTEDVLLSLCNSVTGVLSAATQTQVRFSGMVQRISKTCLKPDIGCFVLFDGGFSGLVVINFSAAAAMELYQSYMLSMGLSKEDLAISHTSDEVSNVMGELMNQILGSFTGKVGRELQTHITQNQPKMLALNKQVMLSVDTNLDNPETRRVTFFTASNNIFYLELAMDGTEFIRLHNEGRDQEEIDPDALIAQTKLAAAKPAPVAAPIANDHDDLLNSLGL, via the coding sequence ATGATACTAACAAGATCCGATGATGACGCCGTATTGACCACCGAGGATGTGCTGCTGAGCCTGTGCAACTCGGTCACGGGCGTATTGAGCGCGGCGACCCAGACCCAGGTGCGCTTCTCCGGCATGGTGCAGCGGATCAGCAAGACTTGCCTCAAGCCGGATATCGGCTGTTTCGTGCTGTTTGATGGCGGTTTCTCCGGCCTGGTGGTGATCAACTTCTCCGCCGCCGCGGCCATGGAGCTCTACCAGAGCTACATGCTCAGCATGGGGCTCTCCAAGGAGGATCTCGCCATCTCCCACACCTCGGACGAGGTGAGCAACGTCATGGGCGAGCTGATGAACCAGATCCTCGGCAGCTTCACCGGCAAGGTGGGCCGCGAATTGCAGACTCACATCACCCAGAACCAGCCCAAGATGCTGGCCCTGAACAAGCAGGTGATGCTGAGCGTGGATACCAACCTCGACAATCCCGAGACCCGCAGGGTTACCTTCTTCACCGCCAGCAACAACATCTTCTACCTGGAGCTGGCGATGGACGGCACCGAGTTCATCCGGCTGCACAACGAGGGCAGGGATCAGGAGGAGATTGACCCCGATGCCCTGATCGCCCAGACCAAGCTGGCGGCGGCCAAGCCGGCCCCGGTGGCGGCGCCTATCGCCAACGATCACGACGACCTGCTCAACTCCCTCGGTCTCTGA